The genomic DNA TTGGCGGCCGCTAACATCATAACGGCCATGATGCTTTTTGCGTCCGCATCTCTGGCGTCTTTCTGTATTTTTACGGTACTGCCATAGGCCGATGCAGTGGCAACTAATTTTGCGGCTGCACGTGCATGTAACCCTAATTTATTAATGATGGTTATTTTTTCATTGATCACTAGTGGTCGTTTCCTAAATCACGGTGACGTATTTGTGTAGAAGGGTGCTCAGCTTTAAACGTTGCAGTGAGTTGCTCTACTAAGTACACACTTCGATGTTGCCCGCCGGTACAGCCG from Reinekea marina includes the following:
- a CDS encoding HPr family phosphocarrier protein translates to MINEKITIINKLGLHARAAAKLVATASAYGSTVKIQKDARDADAKSIMAVMMLAAAKGTEVSFQIEGSDEQAAWEAIKTLINNRFDEGE